taaatataactaattttcaccattatttattggattgatcgcatgttaattttatcgatagcaacccgattagcccgctgggctagcccgaaacccgagcttctagggttagggttgaacttttataacccgaagaaaatcacaacccgattagcccgcacccgattgacccgcaacccgaatagggttggcccgaaacccggttggctggcccgattgacatccctaaatAATGTCATTTTAAATGCTCATGTTTTCATAGGACGgaagagggagtaatatatttaaacaataacattctatgaaataaataattcaattgatAGAGAATGGAAGATTCTTAaaggaaataattatttaaaaaatgctaATGTGAATGACCAAAGTGCCTGCAGACGGATTGAAGAATTAGggtttcaaaattgaaatgagggcttaaatttttttgttgtaatttcaatttattttcgCTCCACTATGTGGGGTCCCCTCCCGTCGCCCCGAATTTTTACTTCATGTCACGTCCTCCGGTTCAAATCAAAAGGGAATTACTACTAAATAAGGGTAGGAAAAATCCATATGAGTCTGGTgccaaaaactaaaattaattactactttcATGTGCATGTGAATATGTGATATAGATTTTGTACATGCACATCTGGTGCTAAAATATTTCagcatattataaatataccaGAGTTACAAGAACCAAGTTAATTCATCTTTGTACCTGCACGAATTCTCTTTTTACagagattaataaaaaaaaagcaactACTAGTGATATATTTCAATACAAATAATTAGTTATCAATCAGTCAAGATTTACAATGGTTTATTTCAGGGAATAATTTCCAATCCATTACCAAAACTCAAAGTTCACACATATATAGATACAAAAACGATGAAAGAAAGAGTATAAGAATGATTGGATATTTTAAGAATGattggatatttttttaaaaaagaaaacgacTCAAcatagttgggacggagggagtaatatataagaAGACTATACTCAGTTCACTTTCTCAAGTGATTCAAAGCTACCTCTGCACTCAATCCGGAACCCTTTGGGTAGCTTGCAGATGAATTTACGTTCACGATAATCATACACAAATGCGGCGCCATTCCAATTCTCGATAACAACAAACCCAGTCCTCCATTGAGGTATTATATCTATCCTAGGCATTTCCACGTTCATCACATAATTCCAACTTAATTTGCTTCCGTCACATCTCGTCTCATAAATATATACCAATTTATCTCTGAAACGAAAGAGCCGAAACGAGTGCTCATCTTTTGCAAAAATAGGACTCGAAACATTTTCCCATGTAGTTAAAAGCCTATCAGAAAAACTAATATCCAACTTAATTGTATTAAACACTTCCTTCTTCATATCAAAACATAATATCTTTGGCGGattatttgaaaaagaatACACATTCCAGTGTGCAAAGCGGCCATTCTCGCACGCCGATTTTATGGGGTTAACAATGACAAATCCAAGATCATCATCGACAGCCAACTCCCTCCAAGAATCCGTGTTTCTTGTGTACACATGTGCATGGAGACAGTAGTGCAATGCGCAAGTCGACAACTGCACTACTTTGAAATCATCTGCGCCTGGGTACCCAACACAAGGAAAATTTGGAAGAAGAGGTTGTGATTATTAGTGGGAGAAGCTTGAGTTGGCCTAGAAAGGGATTGCATACGGCGATGGGCACCCTCGGTAGGGATTGAAGATAGTTCCATGCGGGCCACCTGCAGTTTGCGCAATCGATGCTGATTAGACCCTTAACTGGCCCGTATAACAAAACATGATTATCTTCGCTATTCGGTAAGGCTAAACCAAACCCCTTCGTCTCATATGAGATCAATGACTTTGTATTGTGTTGGACTCGAATTCCACCATtggataaaattacttctagACTTACCATGTCATCTGATCTGTTGCTGTGAGTGTGTAGTTTTggaaaaaaagatgaattgaTGACATCGGCCCAAAATTTGTATACAACTCCGAATTTAAGGAGAGATTGGACAGGCAAATGTAAGAGAATCTCAATCAACGCATAGTTGTTTCATGGCTGCGTGTTTGATGGTAATGGTAGAGTTTGAACAAAGGATGAATTGATGATCTTAAGCAAAACGCCGGCCAAATCTTAACCTTATAACTAGGCGATCTGATGGccatatttatttgattttatttcaatatttaattactcaAAAGTCGGCTTaggtattttatattatttgagtATAACTCTAATTTCATTAAGATATTCCACATACCACATACACATACTTATCAGTTTTGCaatttaaatgttaattttctatttaaaatacAGCGTGCACACCAAACTACTAAACCATGCAAGTCCATCATATACAAAAAGTTACTCCAATTAACACAggcaaaataatttatatcgaaagttcaaaaatcaatttataactTATGGAAAATTTTCGCACAATTAATAATGCAATAACTAAAGTTCAATTTTAGTGCTGTCTATATAATGACACATGTGCGCATGTGATGATTCCATATTAATCATATTACtttgtttgaatattttatatagcaGTAGTAAATTCCTTTATTTTAATGACCTACATTTTAGTTAGGAAGAAGAGCACTCATGGCTTTAATATATTAGGTCATTTTCTTTCCGAATAGTGATAAACGAACATAATTTGTAACGACCCGTCCATATAGGGTATAGTAAATGCGGCGATCGTTAACTAAGCGGgcttaaatgcatcaaagttcataggctagggttccatttaaagaggaaattttaccaaagcatttaatgaacaattaagtaGGAGAGAAATAATGTCTTAGCaaagaaatccaacaaaaggcTATCGCAATAAATGCTGATCAACGTTTCCAAAATATGCTCAAGAGttccatatccaaaatattcccacgaaataaaagtattcacccaaccaaaagatcacaagttttcataatatagcggaagcgaccaagaaagaagtgaggctatgtatggagacacaacgacacttagAGTTCCAAcagatcatcttattatttcctactcaacaccgccgcccgctcgccaccgctcaacctgcacatagggaaaacacatgcagggctgagtacttataatcatactcagtgggctcattgccgaaaacagtttttaTCAACAGTAGtaattatcatgccattttcaagtgtccatcggggttttaactttagaaagacccgaggcaccaaaatatattctttatcaaatatcacggtcgcgcaaccatttttcacatcgacgtttaccatatcctcattctacatgacaaggaatgcggccgcaatccaggtcactagaccggccgacccgTACGCCagcactcggtctaacattggtgtacactaacccaagtagagtttgcggctctacaaggatccgaattcgattaaatcaatagtggcatagccacgagggataggcacgacaaaacaaatcaaggcatgataacacatatttcattctcatcaatatcagtttaggacaatgtccttattttaaaagaaagcccacctcgtcggcttagctcgaaagtgttctcttctcctcgtttatcacgctgagagcgcgaagtatcacctttaaattaggcgtatcacaaatcagtttcaatcattgatttcaaaatcatgcatgttctcatgtttcctttttttttccatcgataaatctttaatatcatcatccaaaatcaaggtatgattagcatatcatttttattcacacaacaactccaaattcaccatcaaatcgtgtcacgcatgagtgctCTACCACACACATGCACGCACACAAACACAACGTTTcccacacacactcacacatccatgcatcccaaaattcatcaatttatttccccttcactcaatctaaatgcatgtggactcaagaacaccgattaatcggtagaagaagaggagatcaaaattaaagtaccttttccaaaagacaatcggtagaaacaagttatagccttaattcttcaataaactcttgaatttcaacttgaattcttctcaattgatgaagaaatcttggagaaaagatgaagaaaatttggagagagtggggagagagTGAGAGACGGTTTTTGATAGTGGGAGGAGGCGTGATTTATGATCTAGGGTTTTggtcttctctcttatttatagagtgccaaaataatatccaataattaaataaatcaagatttggaagaTTTGTTGGTTGGATGTTGGCGTGAAGTAGAGAGAAATAAGGGGGATTCGAAAATtataggctatttaattagcctataattaaattcaaatatttcacggagtagaatattatatcacggagcaagaatatataattaaatctccCCAAATAATAGGAAAAGTGGCGTGACTTTTGATTCCTTAGAaggaatttaatataaatcctaattaaattaggatatggcaatatcttcttagatatTGCAAGATATGGTAggatattctagcatatttatatttattcatggaatagaataaataagagatcaaataatataataaataatttctccCTCCCTTCTagatgagattttcgaaaatatcatgGATATCAAAGGTGGTGTTTtcgaaaattcattaattagaataatacATATTTACCCTTTAAGAATAGATATTTACTAGTTCACGGCGATGATCAGCCTTTGCTTTCCTGCATTTGTACACTGAGGAGGGGGTGGCGGAGAACCAGCAATATCAGGACTACGACGATGGTGGTGCTCAAGATTACGagaattgatatataatataagaaaatagtGCAAACTGccttttcaataattttgcCTAAACCCTATTCATCGTATGttcattttcttgtttattgAAGGCtttataatgatttatttcaGGGTATAATTACAAAATCTCAAAGTTAACAAAAACAcggaaaaaaagaagatactAGATGAATAGCAATATAAAAGACTAATATACTTAATTCACTTTCTCAAGTAATTTCCAATTCATTACCAAATATCAAAGTTCACCCATAGTACTTTCtccctataaatacaaaaacgATGAAGGAAAGAAAATACTCAATTCAATTTCTCAAGTGACTCAAAGCTACCTCGATGGCGGGGATGAGCGGTATGCCGGCGATGACTCCCCAAATGTTTTACAATATGTACACTTGGATGAGTCGATGGGTCAGATGATGCCAGGGGCAGCGGGTTTGCCGGCAAATATGTCGGGGTCGGGTGGAACTATGCCAGGGGCAGCGGGTATGGGCGGTATGCCGCCAaattgtgggaagggctagtgatgtggaagtggaatgggaagggctagtgctgacgtggcatgcagtttttgtgggaagggctagtggaggggcgagtgggaggggcgccaccggagTTACCCTTAGCTTTTGGAGTTCTTTTGGACCAATCTCACTCTTAGTTATTGTTGTTCTTCTTGTTTTAAAAGCTCATTTCAAGTAGTAATTTCTCTAAGTGTTTGTGTATTTAATGTGCTTTAAGTTTAGCTCTTGTTTGATTTCCGGTTTTAGCATGTTGTTTAGTTCTAGTATTGGTTATGTTCTTGTTTAGTTAAAACTTCTTTCCAGCTTTTAAAATCAGTTTCTCAAGCATTTTGTTAGTTAGTTTGTAGTTAAAAACGTGGAGAAAGAGTTGGaaaagtttcaaaaaaatcaGCCGTGGTTATTGTATGTTTTCGGTGCCTCGTCGGGTGTCATTTTCGTATGATTTGGCATGAGTTTGATGAGCTCGGTTCTTGAGTGTTCTTCCACCATGTTTAAGTGTTCTTAAGctttctttatcttcttcaatgagtctttatattttagcttttagtttggtgtttttaatgcatgtttaggTAGTTTAATTGTTGATCTTGTGTTTGTCtagcatttttaattatgtagcaGCCATCTACTCTCTTTATCCTCCTTAAATTATGTGCCTTTAGTGTAGGATTAGTAGTTAAAATCAGCTTTTAGAAGTAAGTGAAAGAACCATTAGTTGTAAACTTTTATCCAATAGTTTTACACATTGGGTAATAGGGTTTAGGAGACAACAAGGACATgctttcttttcactttttgcAGCCCATTTAGCTTAGTTAATTTCTGCACTCCACCTCTATTTTACATCTTATTTAGTTTAGCTTTTaggattaaattaatctaGCCACTTTTAAGGGTCACTATCCTAGTTTCCTAGCTTTCTTTTAGGAGCCAACACTTAGTTTATTTTCCTTAGTCTTTTAACTTAGTTCCTTTTGCTTTCTGAACTTAGGATGCTCATGCAAGTTGctgctctcttttcatttccGAAATGTTCTTATTTTCGCCAAGTGTTAATTTCTCTGCTAAGTTGCCTAGTTTATCAGATTGTCCAGTCTGCATTCTTGTTTAATTGCTTCcttattattgaatttatcTGCATGTTTAGTTCTCAATCTTAGTTTAAGTGTTATTTATCTTTCGTAATTTAGTTCCCACTCCTAAATTAAAGCGTGGCGGCATCGCCAAACCCTTCTAAGTGTGGAAATACATAACGGATGCTACCGTTCCTCGTGGGTTCAACACCCTAACTTAccatatactaattaatagtattttggaaagtgggaacttataaatcttgttgaataGGAAGGGACACATGCCTACGACACGCGTGCAAAATCCCGACCTTTCAAATACTTCACACGCCGAGTTGGAAGAAGAGGTTGGGATTATTGGGAGAAGCTTGAGTTGGCCTAGAAAAGGATTGCATATGGCAATGGGCGCCCTCAGTTGACATGGAAAAGGGTTCCTCATGCGCCAAATTTGTTTTGCACAGTCGATGCATATTAAACCCTTAACCGGCCCGTATACGCTGATTAAACCCTTAACCGACCAGTATACCCAAAATTGATCATCATCTCTAAACGGTAATGTTAACCCTAATCCCTTGAAGAGGTCGGTATCATACGACATTAATGACTTCGTATTGTGTTGGACTCGACCCACCAGtggataaaattacttctagACATACCGTGTCATCTGATTTGTTATTGTTGCGAGAGTGcagttttcaaaaatatgaagaaTCGATAACCCCACCCCAAAATTTGCAAACAGCTCTGAGCCTCAGAAGAGATTGGAACTAGCTATAGAGTCccctcacttttattcttaatctattcaaagtttaccatcaatattaattaagtaaattaggGAACATAGACGattattatggttttcaatttttttattcgaatttcgggtcgggtacgggtaccaGCAATGCTGGGTACGGgatacccgacacgggtatcgggtaatcccgGTATATCACGGGGCTGGTATTGGGACAACCAATTTAGCTAaaatcgggtacgggtacccgacttgtcgggtgcgggtacccgcgggtaacccgtttcgccacccctaATTATCACGTCTTAAAGTTCACAttataagtgacaaattttcacgggacggaggaagtacatgCGATTACTACTTTCATGTGCGTGCATAGACATCTGGTGCTAcaatattctagcatattataaatattatatcagagagcatattataaatatttaactttGTACTTACACGAATTCTCTTTTTACAGAGctaaaagataaaaacaaaacagcaactactagtaatatatttcAATCCAAATATTTAGTTATCATCATTCAGTCAAGAATTACAATGGTTTATTTCAAGGAATAATTtccaatttattactccctccgtcccggctaagatgagaaagtttccaaaaaagaaaatgtgttatCTTAgttaggacaaactaaaaaggaaaacctGTCATCTTAAACGGGACGGGGGAGTACAAAATCTCAAAGTCCACGCATAGTACACCCAATTCACTTTCTCAAGTGACTCAAAACTACCTCTGCCCTCAATCCATAACCCCTTGGGTAGCTTGCAGATGAATTTACGTTCGCGATAATCATACACAAATGATTCGCCAGTCCAATTCCCGATAACAACAAAGCCGGTCCTCCATCGAGGCATTATCTCTATCACAGGAATTTCCACTTTCATCACAAAATTCCAACATAATTTGCTTCCGTCACATCTCGTCTCATAAATATGAACCAATTCATCGTCGAAATGAAAGCGCCGAAATGAGTGCTCATCTTCTGCAAAAATAGGACTCCTAACATAAGCCCGTTTTGAAACCCCATCAGGAAGACCATTATCCAACTTAATAGTACTTAACACTTCCTTCTTCATATCAAAAGATATTATCTTTGACTCAGTAAAATACACATGCCAGTACGCAAAGTGGCCATTCTCGCACACCGATTTTATGGGATCAATCCTGAATGTTCCAAAATCTTCATCAACAGGCAACTCCCTCCAAGAATCCGTGTTTCTTGAATACAAATGGGCATGGATATCAAGGTGTGTATGGCACCACGACAACTGCACCACTTTTAAATCATCTTCGCTGTAACCAATTGCAACTGAGCGCCAAGGTACGGTACACGAGATGTTGGAAGTGATTATTGGGAGAAGCTTAAGTTGGCCTAGAAAAGGGTTGCATACGGCGATGGGCACACTAAAGATGCATGGATAGCATGGTAATTGGACCCCTATGTGCGAAATATGTTTTGCGCAGTAGATGCTGATTAGACCCTTAACTGGCCCATATACCGAAACTCGATCATCACCTCTATACGGTAATGTTAACCTTAATCCCTTCAAGTGGCCGGTATCATACGACATTAATGACTTTGCATTTGTGTTGGACTCGAATTTTACCATTGGATAAAATTACTTCCAGACATACCGTGTCATCTGATTTGTTATTGTTGCGGCAGTGCAGATTTCGGAAATATGAAGAATCGATGACGCCACCCCAAAATTTGCAAACATCTCTAAATCTGGAGAGGGATTGGACAGGTAGATGCAAGAGAATCTCCGTCAACGCATCATTGTTCATGGCTTATGGCTTTGTGTTTGATGGTAATGGCACCGTTTTTCGAGAAAAGAATGGAACAATTGATGGAGTTTGAGATACTTATATACAAAGAGTTTGTTTAGCCCTAATTACATAAATcattatgaattatattttttccatttagaCGATAGTGTTTAATAAGTATAAAATCATAAGGATTGATACTACTAAGATTTACTTCACCGTAATTACCAAGTCATTACCATATTTCAAagttcacatatatatatataatttttaaaaattgtctaattgaatgattataaataacactttattttcataaaaagatgggaataatttatacttttcCTAATTTCAAGATTCTTGCCAAAAAGATGTAcactatttttgttttagaatATATAGGGTTACGCATGTCAATCTAGCCCAAAATCCACGGGTCGATCCGAATTATCCGGTAAAATTATAGGGTTAGAGAGAAAATCGCAACCCACATTCAGAAGCGGGCTACACAGGCTAACTCGTTCAGGTCGGCGGGTTATGCGGGCTGGCCTGGGcgggttgcgggttagcccaggggttgagcatttaatataaaaatataattaaaattttagattatatacttttatgaagtatatttggtaatatcaatattaaatacaacATTGATACGAAGaatatatgataattatgtcttctctctcaaattgaaagttaGGGTTATATGAAATACATGATTTTCATTTAACTGTAGTCAGATTCATGTGTGCTATTAATTAAACgatatatttatctattttgtttcaattttgaattgctattattttctttttcttaatcacTTTGATAGTGCTTTACTATTTGCGACaatctgtttttttaataatttagaattagaatattggattggatagaaaatataacatactccctccgttttttaaaaatagcaactattttcatttttgactcgttctttaaaaataaaaactttagaatttttctatttgtggacatggaccccacaatccactaactctattttcactatttttttctcttcccctctcttacttcactcatttttctttacctctcttttactttaccaaatctccttacttactttaccaattgatAACCCCACCCCAAAATTTGCAAACAGCTCTGAGCCTAAGAAGAGATTGGATAGGCAGATGCAAGAGAATCTCCGTCAACACATCATTGTTCATGGCTTATGACTATGTGTTTGGTGAGAAGAGTTTGAAATACTTATATACAAAGAGTTTGTTTAGACCTAATTACATAAATCATTATAAATCATAAGTGTATAAGCGTAAGGATTGATACTAAGATTTATTTCACCGTACCATTGTATACATAACAATTGGTTTAAGATTTACAATGATTTTTTCTACAAAGATGGAAATATTTCAAAgttcacatatataaaaattttaaaaatctgctaactgaataattataaataacactttattttcatAGAAAGAtggaaataatttatacttttcCTAATTTCAAGATTCTTACCAAAAAGATGTACGTacactatttttcatttagaatatatacggtaaaatatgcaaattgtCATATAACTACATCCTTGAATATTATATCTCGGTAAATTTccgaaaattgaaaataatgcaACTTTCcatctttcttatttcttgttGCCGATTAGAAAATATTCATACACTAATTTCGgtaaaattcagaaaatagaaaaataacttTCCATCATACTTATTTTCTAGTTCCGATTTAAAAATACTtacataagaatatgcactttagGTTGGACACAAAgattaatgcacaattggtaaattaagaaagagatggagagaaaagTGTTAAAGTATTAGTAATGAAAATGAGTCTCgccttattagagagaagagaattccaaaattagaaagtgcatatttttgcatgacggactaaaaaataaaagagtgtATATTCTTATGTAACGGAGGGAACATTCATACTAACTAATTCAATCAGGCCCAATTAAATTCTgtaattaatttcacaaattaattaatcaaaagcttttaaaattttctataattaattattccgataattaatttaaaagtccaaaaaaaataaagatttcagcccatttatttaattaaaatgcgCACAAAgctaatataattaatctggCCCAAGtgtcttaattttattcatcCGAAACATATTCGTATCTATTGGCCCAAGTCTTATTTCCTTTACCCAATAATTTGGCCCAACAGAAACCCTCACCTCTCTCGCTCATTCTACGTCCCCAAATCGACGCCACGTGTCACGCCCTCCAGTTCAATTGAAAAGGGAATTATAAAGGTAGGAAATATTAATATGAGTCTGGTGCCAAAAACTACAATTGATTTTGTACATAcaatattctagcatattataaatatatcagAATTACCACAATCAAAAACAAGTTAATCCCTCTTTGTACCTACACgaattctcttttttacatAGCTAAAAAAACAAGCTAGCAACTAATCTATTTCTGGAAGTTCAcacatacataaaaataaaaacaaaaacatgaatAATACTATGTCATTGTATACTTTTTCCTAATTTCAAGATCTTACgaaaaatagatattttattttatctttattattatttcctcACTCCATTATCATAAAgatgtatttttcatttagaATATATAGGGTAAAGTACGCATATTGTCATGTATAACTATTTATATCCTTGAATA
The genomic region above belongs to Salvia hispanica cultivar TCC Black 2014 chromosome 3, UniMelb_Shisp_WGS_1.0, whole genome shotgun sequence and contains:
- the LOC125209297 gene encoding putative F-box protein At3g23950 produces the protein MNNDALTEILLHLPVQSLSRFRDVCKFWGGVIDSSYFRNLHCRNNNKSDDTGLRLTLPYRGDDRVSVYGPVKGLISIYCAKHISHIGVQLPCYPCIFSVPIAVCNPFLGQLKLLPIITSNISCTVPWRSVAIGYSEDDLKVVQLSWCHTHLDIHAHLYSRNTDSWRELPVDEDFGTFRIDPIKSVCENGHFAYWHVYFTESKIISFDMKKEVLSTIKLDNGLPDGVSKRAYVRSPIFAEDEHSFRRFHFDDELVHIYETRCDGSKLCWNFVMKVEIPVIEIMPRWRTGFVVIGNWTGESFVYDYRERKFICKLPKGLWIEGRGSFESLEKVNWVYYAWTLRFCTPPSRLR